Proteins from a genomic interval of Chitinophagales bacterium:
- a CDS encoding bifunctional UDP-N-acetylmuramoyl-tripeptide:D-alanyl-D-alanine ligase/alanine racemase yields MKISHIAKTTNGTLLQYSQDTDIQHLLFDSRKITSPQNALFFAIQSKSRDGHVFIADAYQKGIRSFIISQSDWQVKEYPEANFILVSDSIEALQRLAAEHRSRFHYPVIGITGSNGKTVVKEWLYQLLWQDFHIVRSPKSYNSQIGVPLSVWQMNEQHNLGIFEAGISEVGEMDKLAAIIQPTIGIFTNIGAAHSKGFESDRQKVMEKLKLFRNVDILVYCVDYELITECVQNLKTNTPILPIRSPRINSQATNVITLTWSKSTFPNLTKLNPHLQVKVIHKQPTFTHIEANYQDKTHQIKIPFTDEASIENAIHCWLLMLHFNYSDADIAAKMWQLSPIAMRLELKQGNNNCSIINDSYNNDVHSLSIALDFLKQQRQHPKHTVILSDILQSGQNHEHLYRQVAQLLQQKNIQRLIGIGEKMTTFRTFFEGIEVEFFPTTKAFLQQSPSFRDESILVKGARTFAFEKIANALSQKAHSTVLEINLNAIAHNLKVYRQLLQKDTKMMVMVKALSYGSGSFEVANLLQYHQVDYLGVAYTDEGVALRKAGITLPIMVLNPSPSSFDALLQYDIEPEIYSLWQLQQLEEHLLHTSVSVEFPIAVHLKLDTGMHRLGFEEQDLPTLVAHLQNNPQFEVASILSHLSASDEAQHDEFSREQMRRFEVMHNYLQKNLYFTKLPIRHILNSSGITRFTDYQMDMVRLGLGLYGIDGANILQAQLQCVSALKTYIAQIKEVPTSETVGYGRKGKLSKISKIATINIGYGDGLHRRLSNGMGKMWVCGKLAPIVGNVCMDMTMLDVTHIEGVKAGDEVEVFGENLPVQQVAEWLETISYEVLTSVSGRVKRVYFQE; encoded by the coding sequence ATGAAAATTTCCCACATCGCCAAAACCACCAACGGCACTCTCCTTCAATACTCCCAAGACACCGACATCCAACACCTTCTATTCGACAGCCGCAAAATCACCTCCCCACAAAATGCCCTCTTTTTTGCCATCCAAAGCAAAAGCAGAGATGGACACGTCTTCATTGCAGACGCTTACCAAAAAGGCATTCGCAGTTTTATCATCAGTCAATCCGACTGGCAAGTAAAAGAATATCCCGAAGCCAATTTCATCCTCGTCTCAGACAGTATTGAAGCCCTGCAACGCCTGGCAGCCGAACACCGCAGTCGCTTCCATTACCCCGTCATCGGCATCACAGGCAGCAATGGCAAAACGGTGGTCAAAGAATGGTTGTATCAACTTTTGTGGCAGGATTTCCACATTGTCCGCAGCCCCAAAAGCTACAATTCACAAATCGGTGTGCCGCTTTCGGTTTGGCAAATGAACGAACAACACAATTTGGGAATTTTTGAAGCGGGAATTTCGGAGGTTGGAGAAATGGACAAATTGGCTGCAATCATTCAACCTACGATTGGCATTTTCACCAACATTGGCGCAGCCCATAGCAAGGGTTTTGAAAGTGATAGGCAGAAGGTAATGGAGAAATTGAAGTTGTTTCGGAATGTGGATATCTTGGTCTATTGTGTGGATTATGAGTTGATAACAGAATGTGTGCAGAACTTAAAAACCAATACTCCCATTCTTCCCATCCGTAGCCCACGAATTAATTCACAGGCTACGAATGTTATAACACTCACTTGGTCAAAATCCACGTTCCCAAATTTAACAAAATTGAATCCACATTTGCAGGTTAAAGTTATCCACAAACAACCCACCTTTACCCACATTGAAGCCAACTACCAAGACAAAACCCACCAAATCAAAATCCCTTTCACCGATGAGGCATCCATCGAAAATGCCATTCACTGTTGGCTTTTAATGCTACACTTCAATTATTCAGATGCAGACATTGCAGCCAAAATGTGGCAACTTTCGCCCATAGCCATGCGCCTCGAATTGAAGCAGGGCAACAACAACTGTTCGATTATTAATGACAGCTACAACAACGATGTCCATTCTTTGAGCATAGCACTGGATTTTTTGAAGCAACAGCGGCAACACCCCAAACACACCGTCATTCTTTCGGATATCCTGCAAAGCGGACAAAACCACGAACATTTGTACAGACAGGTTGCCCAACTATTGCAGCAAAAAAACATTCAAAGACTGATTGGCATTGGTGAAAAAATGACCACTTTTCGAACCTTTTTTGAAGGAATAGAAGTTGAATTTTTCCCCACTACAAAGGCGTTTTTGCAGCAAAGTCCATCATTTCGAGATGAAAGTATTCTGGTAAAAGGCGCACGTACTTTTGCTTTTGAAAAAATCGCCAATGCGCTGTCACAGAAGGCTCACAGCACTGTTTTGGAAATCAACCTCAATGCGATTGCACACAATTTGAAGGTGTATCGGCAACTGCTGCAAAAGGACACCAAAATGATGGTGATGGTCAAGGCTTTGTCCTATGGAAGTGGCAGTTTTGAAGTGGCGAATTTGCTGCAATACCATCAAGTTGATTATTTGGGAGTAGCTTATACAGACGAAGGAGTAGCTTTGCGGAAAGCAGGCATTACATTGCCTATCATGGTGTTGAATCCTTCACCAAGTAGTTTTGATGCATTGCTTCAATACGATATTGAACCCGAAATTTACAGTCTTTGGCAATTGCAGCAATTGGAGGAACACTTGCTGCATACATCGGTCAGCGTAGAATTTCCGATTGCCGTTCACCTCAAATTGGACACGGGAATGCACCGTTTGGGTTTTGAAGAACAAGATTTACCTACTTTGGTCGCACACCTTCAAAACAATCCACAGTTTGAAGTCGCATCCATTTTGTCACATTTATCGGCAAGTGATGAAGCTCAACATGATGAATTTAGTCGGGAACAGATGCGCCGTTTTGAAGTTATGCACAATTACCTCCAAAAAAATCTCTATTTTACGAAACTCCCCATTCGCCACATTCTCAACTCTTCGGGCATTACCCGTTTCACTGATTATCAGATGGATATGGTTCGATTGGGCCTGGGATTATACGGTATTGACGGAGCGAACATTTTGCAGGCTCAGCTTCAATGTGTGAGTGCTTTGAAAACTTACATTGCACAAATCAAGGAAGTACCGACTTCTGAGACAGTGGGTTATGGTAGAAAAGGGAAACTTTCTAAAATCAGTAAGATTGCGACAATCAATATTGGATATGGAGATGGTTTACACAGACGATTGAGCAATGGCATGGGAAAAATGTGGGTATGTGGAAAACTTGCGCCAATTGTGGGTAACGTGTGTATGGATATGACGATGCTCGATGTGACGCACATTGAAGGGGTCAAAGCGGGTGATGAGGTGGAAGTTTTTGGTGAGAATTTACCTGTTCAGCAAGTGGCAGAATGGCTGGAAACGATTTCGTATGAGGTGTTGACGAGTGTGAGTGGGCGGGTGAAACGGGTGTATTTTCAGGAGTAG
- a CDS encoding DUF4294 domain-containing protein, whose amino-acid sequence MKRLKYIFFFLLTAISFNSYAQDSLYHKHIDDLSFLKLGVVGVDTIPTYRLDTVQVASTKLMSDEELRAYKKLKYNIIKVYPYAQRALTLIAEIERVTEESKRKKEKRKYLKELEKEMKEDFKTELKKLTVSQGKVLIKLIERGSGERFYDLLKEFKNPVSAFFWQAIGKSFGYDFKEGYDVAQYADMEYLLQHLESNGVTALGYHHYPRSKALEQTECIEVETLLDKDKKKKKKEADASK is encoded by the coding sequence ATGAAACGATTGAAGTATATATTTTTCTTTCTATTAACAGCTATTTCCTTCAATAGCTACGCACAAGATTCGCTTTATCACAAACATATTGACGACCTTAGTTTCTTGAAACTGGGTGTTGTGGGTGTGGATACTATTCCCACTTACCGCCTTGATACTGTTCAGGTGGCTTCGACTAAATTGATGAGTGACGAAGAGTTGAGAGCATACAAAAAGCTGAAATACAACATCATCAAAGTATATCCCTATGCCCAACGTGCGCTGACTTTGATTGCCGAAATCGAAAGAGTAACCGAAGAATCCAAGCGCAAAAAAGAGAAACGCAAATACCTGAAAGAGTTGGAGAAAGAAATGAAAGAGGACTTCAAAACCGAATTGAAGAAACTGACCGTTTCGCAAGGTAAAGTGTTGATTAAACTGATTGAGCGAGGTTCTGGCGAACGTTTTTACGACCTCTTGAAAGAATTTAAAAATCCTGTGAGTGCCTTTTTCTGGCAGGCAATCGGAAAATCTTTTGGCTATGACTTCAAAGAGGGTTACGATGTCGCACAATATGCGGATATGGAATACCTCTTGCAACACCTCGAAAGCAATGGCGTGACAGCTTTGGGCTATCATCACTATCCTCGCTCTAAGGCTTTGGAACAAACAGAGTGTATAGAGGTCGAAACCTTGTTGGACAAAGACAAGAAGAAGAAAAAGAAGGAAGCGGATGCGTCTAAATAA
- the radA gene encoding DNA repair protein RadA has product MAKVKTRYVCQSCGTTSPKWMGKCSACEEWNTYVEEIVEPQKSEANTRLSDIDKRQLATAVSIEAIKSLQEQRIVTDDHELNRVLGGGIVPGAIILIGGEPGIGKSTLMLQIAIHLRGIKILYVSGEESSQQIKMRADRIGVKNKDCLILTETNLYNIFKQLKANRPDLCVIDSIQTLYSPAMESTAGSVSQIRECASELQRFAKETNTPVFLIGHITKEGNIAGPKVLEHMVDTVLQFEGQHHYAYRLLRTKKNRFGSTAELGIYEMLHDGLRQVTNPSELLISENSDQLSGICIAATIEGMRPLLIETQALVSRSAYGTPQRSATGFDSRRLNMLLAVLEKKCGFRFGDKDVFTNITGGIKVEDPAIDLAIICALLSSFEDVTVPSNVCFAGEVGLSGEVRSVNRIEQRILEADKLGFKKMFLSSSNKGLDTDKYNIKLVLVSNVQEVYTNLFQ; this is encoded by the coding sequence ATGGCTAAAGTAAAAACTCGATATGTCTGCCAAAGTTGTGGAACAACCTCTCCCAAATGGATGGGCAAATGTTCTGCATGTGAAGAGTGGAATACCTATGTCGAAGAAATTGTAGAACCTCAAAAAAGCGAAGCAAATACCCGTCTATCGGATATTGACAAGCGGCAACTGGCAACTGCCGTAAGCATTGAAGCCATTAAGAGCCTTCAAGAACAACGCATTGTGACCGACGACCACGAACTTAATCGGGTATTGGGAGGCGGCATTGTTCCAGGGGCTATCATCTTGATTGGAGGAGAGCCAGGAATTGGTAAGTCAACGCTGATGCTGCAAATAGCGATTCACCTCAGAGGCATCAAAATCTTGTATGTCAGTGGTGAAGAAAGTTCACAACAAATCAAAATGCGGGCGGATAGGATTGGCGTAAAAAACAAGGATTGTTTGATTCTTACCGAAACCAATCTCTACAATATATTCAAACAACTCAAAGCGAACCGTCCCGATTTGTGTGTCATAGATTCCATTCAAACCCTTTATTCACCTGCAATGGAATCTACCGCAGGTAGTGTGTCGCAAATTCGGGAATGTGCCAGCGAATTGCAGCGGTTCGCCAAAGAAACTAATACGCCCGTTTTTCTGATTGGTCACATCACCAAAGAAGGCAACATTGCAGGACCGAAAGTTTTGGAACACATGGTAGATACGGTGCTTCAATTTGAAGGACAACATCACTATGCCTACCGACTACTTCGCACCAAAAAAAATCGTTTTGGCTCAACCGCCGAACTCGGCATTTACGAAATGCTTCACGATGGATTGCGGCAGGTAACAAATCCTTCGGAACTGCTGATTTCTGAAAACAGCGACCAACTGAGTGGAATTTGCATTGCAGCTACGATTGAAGGAATGAGACCCTTATTGATTGAAACACAGGCTTTGGTGAGTCGTTCTGCTTATGGTACACCGCAACGTTCTGCAACAGGTTTTGACAGCAGACGTTTAAATATGCTACTGGCCGTTTTAGAAAAAAAATGTGGCTTTCGCTTTGGTGACAAAGATGTTTTTACCAATATCACTGGCGGTATCAAGGTGGAAGATCCTGCTATTGACTTGGCAATTATCTGCGCTTTGTTGTCTTCGTTTGAAGATGTGACTGTACCGAGCAATGTGTGTTTTGCAGGAGAAGTAGGATTGTCGGGAGAGGTTCGGAGTGTGAACCGCATTGAACAGCGAATATTGGAGGCAGATAAACTGGGTTTCAAAAAAATGTTCTTATCTTCGAGCAATAAGGGCTTGGATACAGACAAATACAACATCAAATTAGTGCTTGTAAGCAATGTGCAGGAGGTTTATACCAATTTGTTTCAATGA
- a CDS encoding DUF4332 domain-containing protein, which yields MAYKISDIEGIGPVISEKFAEVGIKTVEGLLEKGASKKGRDELAAATGMDASKILVFVNNADLFRVKGVSSQYAELLKASGVDTVKELRNRKPENLHAKMKEVNEEKNLVRQVASLSQVEGFVNHAKELEPKVTH from the coding sequence ATGGCGTACAAAATCAGTGATATTGAAGGAATTGGCCCTGTGATAAGCGAAAAATTTGCAGAGGTAGGTATCAAAACTGTTGAAGGTTTGCTTGAAAAAGGAGCTTCTAAAAAAGGCAGAGATGAATTGGCTGCTGCTACTGGAATGGATGCATCGAAAATATTGGTGTTTGTGAACAATGCCGACTTATTTCGTGTGAAAGGTGTATCGAGTCAATATGCAGAATTGCTCAAAGCATCGGGTGTTGATACAGTGAAGGAACTTCGCAACCGCAAGCCTGAAAACTTACACGCTAAAATGAAAGAAGTGAATGAGGAAAAGAATTTGGTGCGTCAAGTAGCTTCTCTTTCTCAAGTGGAAGGTTTTGTGAATCATGCTAAGGAATTGGAACCTAAGGTGACTCACTAA
- a CDS encoding dehydrogenase E1 component subunit alpha/beta: METTQHINIPYKRQNHHSDDLLLDLYISLLLPRMIEEKMLILLRMNKISKWFSGIGQEAIAVGVTKALQKEEYILPMHRNLGVFTSRHIPLERLFLQWQGKEGGFTQGRDRSFHFGTNEHHIVGMISHLGPQLSVGSGIALGGLLKGEKKVTVAFTGEGGTSEGEFHEALNVAAVWQLPIIFVIENNGYGLSTPVSEQYFCKDLADKGIGYGMETRKIDGNNILEVYDTIHQLAADLRENPRPVLLECMTFRMRGHEEASGTKYVPQELMDEWAQKDPVKNFENFLLEEEILDETIIENLQNEIKSRIDKGLDIAYDTPKVTANLEKETREIFRETPPSNLQGSKNAATSPKKYIEAISDGLRQAMEHHPDLVLMGQDIADYGGVFKITKGFIELFGKDRVRNTPLCESAIVGICLGLSIKGCKSMVEMQFADFVSCGFNQIINNLSKSHYRWGQNADVVVRMPAGGSVSAGPFHSQTNEAWFFHSPGLKIVYPSNAYDAKGLLLAAFEDPNPVMYYEHKALYRRPELEQDIPNEPYTIEIGKANWVHKGEDISIITYGLGVLWAKKAVQDFPHINMDVLDLRTILPLDTAAIFESVKRTGKVIVLQEASLTGGVGGEIAALISQHCFEYLDAPVIRCASLDTPVPFAANLEKQYLPEDRFREALVSLWEY; this comes from the coding sequence ATGGAAACAACACAACACATCAATATTCCCTACAAGCGACAAAACCATCATTCTGATGACTTGCTTTTAGACCTATACATTTCGCTCTTGTTACCTCGCATGATTGAAGAAAAAATGCTGATACTACTGCGGATGAACAAAATAAGCAAGTGGTTTTCGGGCATTGGTCAAGAAGCCATTGCAGTCGGTGTGACCAAAGCACTACAAAAAGAAGAATACATTCTGCCCATGCACCGCAATTTGGGTGTGTTTACCTCTCGACACATTCCATTAGAAAGATTGTTTTTGCAGTGGCAAGGCAAGGAAGGAGGTTTTACACAAGGGCGTGACCGTTCTTTCCATTTTGGCACCAATGAACACCACATTGTCGGCATGATTTCGCATTTGGGACCACAACTTTCAGTCGGCAGTGGCATTGCTTTGGGAGGATTGTTGAAGGGCGAAAAAAAGGTGACAGTGGCTTTCACAGGAGAAGGCGGCACAAGCGAAGGTGAATTTCACGAAGCCCTCAATGTAGCAGCCGTTTGGCAATTACCCATCATTTTTGTGATTGAAAACAATGGCTATGGATTGTCCACACCGGTCAGTGAACAATATTTCTGCAAAGACTTGGCAGACAAAGGCATTGGCTACGGTATGGAAACTCGAAAAATTGATGGCAACAACATTTTAGAAGTCTATGACACAATTCACCAATTAGCAGCCGACCTGCGAGAAAACCCAAGACCTGTTTTATTGGAATGTATGACTTTCAGAATGAGAGGACACGAAGAAGCTTCTGGCACGAAATACGTTCCTCAAGAATTGATGGATGAATGGGCGCAAAAAGATCCTGTGAAGAATTTCGAAAATTTCCTTTTGGAAGAAGAAATCTTGGATGAAACCATCATCGAAAACCTGCAAAATGAAATCAAAAGCCGCATTGACAAAGGCTTAGACATTGCCTATGATACACCGAAAGTGACGGCAAACTTAGAGAAAGAAACCAGGGAAATTTTTCGAGAAACTCCTCCTTCAAATCTACAAGGTTCGAAAAACGCTGCTACTTCACCAAAAAAATACATTGAAGCCATTTCAGACGGTTTGCGGCAAGCGATGGAGCATCACCCCGACTTGGTATTGATGGGGCAAGACATTGCAGACTATGGTGGTGTTTTCAAAATCACCAAAGGATTTATCGAATTATTTGGAAAAGATAGGGTTAGAAATACCCCTTTATGTGAATCTGCCATTGTAGGAATTTGTTTGGGATTGTCTATCAAGGGCTGCAAATCTATGGTAGAAATGCAGTTTGCCGATTTTGTGAGTTGTGGATTCAACCAAATTATCAACAACCTCAGTAAATCGCATTACCGTTGGGGCCAAAATGCAGATGTAGTCGTCAGAATGCCCGCAGGAGGAAGTGTAAGCGCAGGCCCTTTTCACTCCCAAACCAACGAAGCATGGTTTTTTCATTCTCCTGGCCTCAAAATCGTCTATCCCTCCAATGCTTATGACGCAAAGGGCTTATTATTAGCTGCTTTTGAAGACCCTAACCCTGTGATGTACTACGAACACAAGGCTTTGTATCGCCGTCCAGAACTGGAACAAGATATTCCCAATGAACCTTACACCATCGAAATCGGCAAGGCAAATTGGGTACATAAAGGCGAAGACATCAGCATCATTACTTACGGTTTGGGGGTTCTTTGGGCAAAAAAAGCAGTACAAGATTTTCCTCATATCAACATGGATGTGTTGGATTTGCGAACAATTTTGCCTTTAGATACTGCCGCCATTTTTGAATCGGTGAAGCGAACAGGGAAGGTTATCGTATTGCAGGAGGCGAGCTTGACAGGTGGAGTAGGGGGCGAGATTGCAGCCTTGATTTCGCAGCACTGTTTTGAGTATTTGGATGCGCCTGTGATTCGGTGTGCGTCTTTGGATACGCCTGTGCCTTTTGCCGCCAATTTGGAGAAACAATACTTGCCAGAAGATAGGTTTAGAGAGGCTTTGGTGAGCTTGTGGGAATATTAG
- a CDS encoding DUF2892 domain-containing protein — protein MEYNMNFIDISIRYALMMLFVILGGVLQSFVFMGLGFVFFLVAITGWCPLYYMMGINHCKNEEQH, from the coding sequence ATGGAATACAATATGAATTTTATCGACATTAGTATTCGCTATGCATTGATGATGCTTTTTGTAATTTTAGGAGGAGTACTTCAATCTTTCGTATTTATGGGATTGGGCTTTGTATTCTTTTTGGTAGCAATAACTGGATGGTGTCCACTTTACTACATGATGGGTATTAATCATTGCAAAAACGAAGAACAACACTAG
- a CDS encoding universal stress protein has product MLKILVPTDFSNCAEAATDVALQIAQLQNGEVHFYHRIDIPHNWNQLTADEKALFSETKSNIKQVHDTLEELEKQAKRKYPSVRIVTTFSHGHLINTVTQYVDAFDIDLMVVGSHGASGINEWLIGSNTQKIVRLAHCPVLTIKKTIEKIDFSHIAFAANYDSNLKPAFRQLIEFAHLFGAHIHLLNVNTPSFYEEPQYAINESMEEFKQMCKGKVKCSIDHFEDLNAVMGIKHFAEEHNIKMVAMATHGRKNLARAIMGSMTETVVNHLEIPVWTINLKAVIDISEKRTPPFLHKTNERAAIKEVSR; this is encoded by the coding sequence ATGCTTAAAATACTAGTGCCTACTGATTTTTCTAATTGTGCAGAAGCAGCTACTGATGTTGCACTTCAAATTGCTCAATTACAGAATGGAGAGGTTCATTTCTACCATAGAATAGACATTCCTCACAATTGGAATCAATTGACAGCAGACGAAAAAGCATTATTTTCGGAAACCAAATCCAATATCAAACAAGTGCACGATACTTTGGAGGAACTCGAAAAACAGGCTAAGAGGAAATACCCAAGCGTTCGTATTGTCACTACTTTTTCTCATGGCCATTTGATTAACACGGTTACTCAATATGTGGATGCTTTTGACATAGATTTGATGGTCGTAGGATCGCATGGAGCAAGTGGTATTAATGAATGGTTGATTGGTTCAAACACACAAAAAATTGTTCGATTAGCGCATTGCCCTGTTTTGACTATTAAAAAAACGATTGAAAAAATTGATTTTAGCCACATTGCTTTTGCAGCCAATTATGATAGCAATCTAAAACCTGCTTTTCGTCAATTAATTGAATTTGCACATCTTTTTGGCGCACATATCCATCTGCTCAATGTCAATACGCCCAGTTTTTACGAAGAACCACAATATGCTATTAATGAGAGCATGGAAGAGTTTAAACAAATGTGTAAAGGAAAGGTAAAGTGTTCTATTGACCACTTTGAGGACTTGAATGCTGTTATGGGAATCAAACATTTTGCCGAAGAACACAACATCAAAATGGTGGCGATGGCTACACATGGAAGAAAAAATTTGGCAAGAGCTATCATGGGAAGTATGACCGAAACGGTAGTTAATCATTTGGAAATTCCAGTTTGGACAATCAACCTAAAAGCGGTCATAGATATTTCTGAGAAAAGAACTCCTCCTTTTTTGCATAAAACCAATGAGAGGGCTGCAATTAAAGAAGTATCAAGGTAA